In Fusobacterium canifelinum, a genomic segment contains:
- the rnc gene encoding ribonuclease III codes for MKNLLDLEHKLNYYFNDRNLLKNALLHKSLGNERKEYKNQNNERLELLGDAVLDLIVAEYLYKNYKNASEGTIAKLKAMVVSEPILAKISRQIGVGKFLMLSRGEVMSGGRNRESILADSFEAILGAVYIDSNLDEARVFALSHIKQYIDHIEENEDILDFKSILQEYVQKEFRTVPTYELVAERGPDHMKEFEIQVIVGNYREKAVARNKKKAEQLSAKALCIKLGVKYHEAL; via the coding sequence ATGAAGAATCTATTAGATTTAGAACACAAACTAAACTACTACTTCAATGATAGAAATTTATTGAAAAATGCTCTTCTTCATAAATCACTTGGTAACGAAAGAAAAGAATATAAAAATCAAAACAATGAAAGACTAGAACTGCTGGGAGATGCAGTTCTAGATCTTATTGTAGCTGAATATTTATATAAGAATTATAAAAATGCTTCAGAAGGAACAATAGCAAAATTAAAAGCTATGGTAGTTAGTGAGCCCATACTTGCAAAAATTTCTCGTCAAATAGGAGTTGGAAAATTCCTTATGCTAAGTAGAGGAGAAGTGATGTCAGGTGGAAGGAATAGAGAATCTATTTTAGCTGATTCATTTGAAGCTATATTAGGTGCAGTCTATATAGACTCTAATTTAGATGAAGCAAGAGTTTTTGCACTAAGTCATATAAAACAATATATAGACCATATAGAAGAAAATGAAGATATTTTAGACTTTAAAAGTATTTTACAAGAATATGTACAAAAAGAATTTAGAACAGTTCCAACTTATGAACTGGTAGCAGAAAGAGGACCTGACCATATGAAAGAATTTGAAATTCAAGTAATTGTTGGTAATTATAGAGAAAAAGCAGTTGCAAGAAATAAAAAGAAAGCAGAACAATTATCTGCAAAGGCATTATGTATAAAGTTGGGAGTAAAATACCATGAAGCATTATAA
- a CDS encoding elongator complex protein 3 produces the protein MKHYNIPVFISHFGCPNACVFCNQKKINGRETDVSLDDLKNIIDSYLKTLPKNSIKQVAFFGGTFTGISMNLQKEYLEVVKEYIDNNDVEGVRISTRPECIDDEILTQLKKYGVKTIELGIQSLDDKVLRATGRNYTYDIVKKSCDLIKSYGFELGVQLMIGLPKSDFKSDLQSAIKSLDLNPDITRIYPTLVIKGTELEFMYKRNLYQSLSIEEAVDRTVPIYSLLELKNINVIRVGLQPAEDLTADGVIISGPFHPAFRDLVENKIYFNFLSKIYKKEKKLDIEVNERNVSKIVGQKAINKKTFYPNFKILINNNLSLDELMINSKKYTRKEILEGEFNEKISDFI, from the coding sequence ATGAAGCATTATAATATTCCAGTCTTTATAAGTCATTTTGGTTGTCCTAATGCTTGTGTATTTTGTAACCAAAAGAAGATTAATGGAAGAGAAACAGATGTTAGTTTAGATGATTTAAAAAATATTATAGATAGCTATTTAAAAACTCTTCCAAAAAATTCCATTAAGCAGGTGGCATTTTTTGGTGGAACTTTTACAGGTATATCTATGAACTTACAAAAAGAATATTTGGAAGTTGTAAAAGAGTATATAGATAATAATGATGTTGAAGGAGTTAGAATATCAACAAGACCAGAGTGTATAGATGATGAAATTTTAACTCAATTAAAAAAATATGGTGTTAAAACTATTGAATTGGGAATACAATCCTTAGATGATAAGGTTTTAAGAGCCACTGGTAGAAATTATACTTATGATATAGTTAAGAAATCTTGTGATTTAATAAAAAGTTATGGTTTTGAGTTAGGTGTTCAGCTTATGATAGGCTTACCTAAATCAGATTTTAAAAGTGACTTACAATCTGCTATAAAAAGTTTAGACTTAAATCCTGATATAACAAGAATATATCCAACTCTTGTAATAAAAGGAACAGAACTTGAATTTATGTATAAGAGAAATCTATATCAATCTTTAAGTATAGAAGAAGCTGTGGATAGAACAGTTCCTATTTATTCTTTATTGGAGCTTAAAAATATAAATGTAATTAGAGTGGGGCTTCAACCTGCTGAGGACTTAACAGCTGATGGAGTAATAATATCAGGACCATTTCATCCAGCATTTAGAGATTTAGTAGAAAATAAAATATATTTTAATTTTTTATCTAAGATTTATAAAAAAGAGAAAAAACTAGATATAGAAGTAAATGAGAGAAATGTATCAAAAATTGTGGGACAGAAAGCTATAAATAAAAAAACTTTCTATCCCAATTTTAAAATATTGATAAATAATAATTTAAGTTTAGATGAGTTAATGATAAATTCTAAGAAATATACTAGAAAAGAGATATTAGAGGGAGAATTTAATGAAAAAATATCTGATTTTATCTAA
- the coaD gene encoding pantetheine-phosphate adenylyltransferase, whose translation MKIGVYAGSFDPITKGHQDIIERALKIVDKLIVVVMNNPKKNYWFNLDERKNLISKIFKGDKSIKVDEHAGLLVDFMAKNSCGILIKGLRDVKDFSEEMTYSFANKKLSNGEVDTIFIPTSEKYTYVSSTFVKELAFYNQSLTGYVDDKVIDDILNRAEEYRG comes from the coding sequence ATGAAAATAGGTGTATATGCTGGGAGTTTTGACCCAATTACAAAGGGTCATCAAGATATAATAGAAAGAGCATTAAAAATTGTGGATAAATTAATAGTAGTTGTTATGAATAATCCTAAGAAAAATTATTGGTTTAATTTAGATGAAAGAAAAAATCTAATAAGTAAAATCTTTAAGGGAGATAAAAGCATAAAAGTTGATGAGCATGCAGGTCTACTTGTAGATTTTATGGCTAAAAATTCTTGTGGTATTCTTATAAAAGGTTTAAGAGATGTGAAAGATTTTTCTGAAGAAATGACTTATTCTTTTGCAAATAAAAAACTTTCAAATGGAGAAGTAGATACAATTTTCATACCAACATCAGAAAAATACACCTATGTGAGTTCAACTTTTGTTAAGGAATTGGCTTTTTATAATCAAAGTTTAACTGGTTATGTGGATGATAAAGTTATAGATGATATTTTAAATAGAGCTGAGGAATATAGAGGATAA
- the acpP gene encoding acyl carrier protein: MLDKVKEIIVEQLGVDADQIKPESNFVDDLGADSLDTVELIMSFEEEFGVEIPDTEAEKIKTVQDVINYIEANKK, encoded by the coding sequence ATGTTAGATAAAGTAAAAGAAATTATAGTTGAACAATTAGGAGTGGATGCTGATCAAATAAAACCTGAATCAAATTTCGTAGATGATTTAGGAGCAGATTCTTTAGATACTGTTGAATTAATAATGTCTTTTGAAGAAGAATTTGGAGTAGAAATTCCAGATACTGAAGCAGAAAAAATTAAAACTGTACAAGATGTTATAAACTACATAGAAGCAAATAAGAAATAA
- the fabF gene encoding beta-ketoacyl-ACP synthase II, translating to MKRVVVTGLGLISSLGIGLEESWKKLIDGETGIDLITSYDTTDQPVKIAGEVKGFEPTDYGIEKKEVKKLARNTQFALVATKMALEDANFKIDETNADDVGVLVSAGVGGIEIMEEQYKNMLEKGPKRISPFTIPAMIENMAAGNIAIYYGAKGPNKSIVTACASGTHSIGDGFDLIRHGRAKAMIVGGTEASVTQFCINSFANMKALSTRNETPKTASRPFSKDRDGFVMGEGAGILILEELESALARGAKIYAEMVGYGETCDANHITAPIETGEGATKAMRAALKDANIPLEDVTYINAHGTSTPTNDVVETRAIKALFGDKAKDLYISSTKGATGHGLGAAGGIEGVIIAKAIAEGIIPPTINLHETEEECDLNYVPNKAIKTNVKVAMSNSLGFGGHNSVIVMKKFEK from the coding sequence ATGAAAAGAGTTGTTGTAACAGGATTAGGACTTATTTCTTCATTAGGAATAGGTTTAGAAGAAAGTTGGAAAAAACTTATAGATGGTGAAACAGGAATAGACTTAATAACTTCTTATGATACAACAGACCAACCAGTTAAAATAGCTGGAGAAGTTAAAGGTTTTGAACCAACTGATTATGGAATAGAAAAAAAAGAAGTTAAAAAATTAGCAAGAAATACTCAATTTGCATTAGTTGCTACAAAAATGGCTTTAGAAGATGCTAATTTTAAAATAGATGAAACTAATGCAGATGATGTAGGAGTTCTTGTGTCAGCTGGTGTTGGTGGAATTGAAATAATGGAAGAACAATATAAAAATATGTTGGAAAAGGGACCTAAAAGAATATCTCCTTTCACAATTCCTGCAATGATAGAAAATATGGCAGCTGGAAACATAGCTATATACTATGGAGCAAAAGGACCTAATAAATCAATAGTTACTGCATGTGCATCAGGAACTCATTCAATAGGAGATGGTTTTGATTTAATTCGTCATGGTAGAGCAAAAGCTATGATAGTTGGAGGAACAGAAGCAAGTGTAACTCAATTCTGTATCAATTCATTTGCTAATATGAAAGCTCTTTCAACTAGAAATGAAACTCCTAAAACAGCTTCAAGACCATTTTCAAAAGATAGAGATGGTTTTGTAATGGGAGAAGGAGCAGGAATCTTAATTTTAGAAGAGTTAGAAAGTGCATTAGCAAGAGGAGCAAAAATATATGCTGAAATGGTAGGATATGGAGAAACTTGTGATGCAAACCATATCACTGCTCCAATAGAAACAGGAGAAGGAGCAACAAAAGCTATGAGAGCCGCATTAAAAGATGCAAATATTCCTCTTGAAGATGTAACATATATAAATGCTCATGGAACTTCAACTCCTACAAATGATGTTGTAGAAACAAGAGCTATAAAAGCATTATTTGGAGATAAAGCAAAAGACTTATATATTTCTTCTACAAAAGGAGCAACTGGACATGGACTAGGAGCTGCTGGTGGAATTGAAGGAGTAATTATTGCAAAAGCAATAGCAGAAGGAATTATACCTCCTACAATCAATTTACATGAAACAGAAGAAGAATGTGATTTAAATTATGTACCTAACAAAGCTATAAAAACTAATGTAAAAGTAGCAATGTCTAACTCATTAGGTTTTGGAGGACATAACTCAGTTATTGTTATGAAAAAATTTGAAAAATAA
- a CDS encoding Rne/Rng family ribonuclease has protein sequence MKKYLILSKSTYETKLALLEDNKLDEIYIERYNQKEITGNIYKGKVVDILNNGEIIFVDIGLEKNTLLSFENKKNIPKFNVDDKLIVQTETESRNEKGAKLTLDYSINGENLVLLPKSKNLSISKKIKDIEEVNRLKNIFLNIDNGLILRTNSEGKSEESLLEEYKELKNIENQINRDFEKINIGLLYDVNSILKKGVTLFDDTIEEFIIDDKNIFEEIKVLLEEAGKKDLIKKLRKYFKDEEIFEYYNINSQIERALDRKVYLDSGAYIIIEKTEALISIDVNTGQNTGNKTSQELIFQTNLEATKEIARQIKLRNLAGIIIVDFIDMKKISDRKRVLEEFKRYLSEDRVEINSIEYTNLGLIQFTRKRLGKELALYYREKCQYCEGTGYFLSKDRIVLNLLEDLNSQIKSQDIKKILIRTKKDIIKELNKYIDNNKIEYVEDNNFYKIGYKMELYS, from the coding sequence ATGAAAAAATATCTGATTTTATCTAAAAGTACATATGAAACAAAACTTGCTTTACTTGAAGATAATAAATTAGATGAAATATATATAGAGAGATATAATCAAAAAGAAATTACAGGAAATATCTACAAAGGAAAAGTTGTTGATATTTTAAACAATGGTGAGATTATTTTTGTAGATATTGGTTTAGAAAAAAATACCTTGTTATCATTTGAAAATAAGAAAAATATCCCTAAATTTAATGTAGATGATAAATTAATTGTTCAGACTGAAACTGAGTCAAGAAATGAAAAAGGGGCAAAACTAACTCTTGATTATTCAATAAATGGAGAAAATTTAGTTCTATTGCCAAAGTCAAAAAATCTTTCTATATCTAAGAAAATAAAAGATATTGAAGAAGTTAATAGATTAAAAAATATATTTTTAAATATAGATAATGGCTTAATACTTAGAACTAATTCTGAGGGAAAATCAGAAGAAAGTTTATTAGAAGAATATAAAGAATTAAAGAATATTGAAAATCAAATAAATAGAGATTTTGAAAAGATAAATATAGGTTTACTTTATGATGTAAACAGTATCTTAAAAAAAGGTGTAACTTTATTTGATGATACAATAGAAGAGTTTATTATTGATGATAAAAATATTTTCGAAGAAATAAAAGTTTTATTAGAAGAAGCAGGAAAAAAAGATTTAATAAAAAAGTTAAGAAAATATTTTAAAGATGAAGAAATTTTTGAATATTATAATATAAATTCACAGATAGAAAGAGCCTTGGATAGAAAGGTTTATTTAGATAGTGGAGCATATATTATAATTGAAAAAACAGAGGCTTTAATTAGTATAGATGTAAATACAGGACAAAATACTGGAAATAAAACTTCACAAGAACTTATTTTTCAAACAAACTTAGAGGCTACAAAAGAAATAGCAAGACAAATAAAATTAAGAAATTTAGCTGGAATAATTATTGTAGATTTTATAGATATGAAAAAAATCTCTGATAGAAAAAGGGTTTTGGAAGAATTTAAGAGATATTTAAGTGAAGACAGAGTTGAAATAAATTCTATTGAATATACAAATCTAGGTTTAATACAGTTTACAAGAAAAAGGCTAGGAAAAGAATTGGCATTATATTATAGAGAAAAGTGCCAATATTGTGAGGGAACAGGATATTTTTTGTCAAAAGATAGAATAGTTTTAAATCTTTTAGAAGATTTAAACAGTCAAATAAAAAGCCAAGATATAAAAAAAATTTTAATTAGAACAAAGAAAGACATAATAAAAGAGCTTAATAAATATATAGACAATAATAAAATTGAGTATGTAGAGGATAATAATTTTTATAAAATAGGTTATAAGATGGAATTATACAGTTAA
- a CDS encoding DUF4291 domain-containing protein, whose product MKYEEQERKIYAKYDNKTIRVYQAYNNKIADEAIKLGTFGEHFSLTRMTWIKPSFLWMMYRCGWAEKENQERVLAIDIKREAFDEIVKNSVISSYKPNLGITEDEWKEKVKNSLVRCQWDPERDIYGRPIGRRSIQLGIRGEAVVKYVNEWIVKITDITDEVKRIKQSIDNGTFKESFLPEEKEYIVK is encoded by the coding sequence ATGAAGTATGAAGAACAAGAAAGAAAAATTTATGCAAAATATGATAATAAAACAATAAGAGTTTATCAAGCATATAACAACAAAATTGCTGATGAAGCAATAAAATTAGGAACATTTGGAGAACATTTTAGCTTAACAAGAATGACTTGGATAAAACCTTCATTCCTATGGATGATGTATAGATGTGGTTGGGCAGAAAAAGAAAACCAAGAGAGAGTTTTAGCTATTGATATTAAAAGAGAAGCCTTTGATGAAATAGTTAAAAATTCTGTAATATCATCATATAAACCTAATTTAGGTATAACAGAAGATGAATGGAAAGAAAAAGTTAAAAACTCCTTAGTTAGATGTCAATGGGATCCAGAAAGAGATATCTATGGAAGACCAATAGGTAGAAGGTCAATACAACTTGGAATAAGAGGAGAGGCTGTTGTAAAATATGTAAATGAATGGATAGTAAAAATAACAGATATAACTGATGAAGTTAAGAGAATTAAACAAAGTATTGATAATGGAACTTTTAAAGAAAGTTTCTTGCCAGAAGAAAAAGAATACATAGTTAAATAA
- a CDS encoding beta-ketoacyl-ACP synthase III, translating into MQSIGIKGIGYYVPENVFTNFDFEKIIDTSDEWIRTRTGIVERRFASKDQATSDLAREAALKAIENAKIKKEDVDMIILATTTPDYIAQGAACIVQNKLGLTKIPCFDLNAACTGFIYGLEVAYSLVKSGLYKNVLVIGAETLSRIIDMQNRNTCVLFGDGGAAAIVGQVEEGYGFLGLSIGAEGEDDMILKVPAGGSKKPNNEETIKNRENFVIMKGQDVFKFAVSTLPKVTLDALEKAKLEVNDLAMVFPHQANLRIIESAAKRMKFPLEKFYMNLSRYGNTSSASVGIALGEALEKGLVKKGDNIALTGFGGGLTYGSAIIKWAY; encoded by the coding sequence ATGCAAAGCATTGGAATAAAAGGGATTGGATATTATGTACCAGAAAATGTGTTTACAAATTTTGATTTTGAAAAAATTATAGACACAAGTGATGAATGGATAAGAACAAGAACTGGTATAGTAGAAAGAAGATTTGCTTCAAAAGACCAAGCAACTTCTGATTTAGCTCGTGAAGCAGCTTTAAAAGCGATAGAAAATGCTAAAATTAAAAAAGAAGATGTAGATATGATAATACTTGCTACAACTACACCTGATTATATAGCACAAGGAGCAGCTTGTATAGTACAAAATAAATTAGGATTAACAAAAATACCTTGTTTTGACTTAAATGCAGCTTGTACAGGTTTTATATATGGTTTAGAAGTTGCATATTCATTAGTAAAGTCAGGATTATATAAAAATGTACTTGTAATAGGAGCTGAAACTTTATCAAGAATAATAGATATGCAAAATAGAAATACTTGTGTACTATTTGGAGATGGAGGAGCAGCAGCTATTGTAGGACAAGTTGAAGAAGGATATGGTTTCTTAGGACTTTCAATAGGAGCAGAAGGTGAAGATGATATGATACTTAAAGTTCCTGCTGGAGGAAGTAAAAAACCTAATAATGAAGAAACAATAAAAAATAGAGAAAATTTCGTTATAATGAAAGGCCAAGATGTATTTAAGTTTGCAGTTAGCACTTTACCAAAGGTAACATTAGATGCATTAGAAAAAGCTAAACTAGAAGTTAATGATTTAGCTATGGTATTCCCACATCAAGCAAATTTAAGAATCATAGAATCAGCAGCAAAAAGAATGAAGTTTCCATTAGAAAAATTCTATATGAATTTAAGTAGATATGGAAACACTTCATCTGCTTCAGTTGGAATAGCATTAGGAGAAGCATTAGAAAAAGGACTCGTTAAAAAAGGAGATAACATTGCTTTAACTGGTTTTGGTGGAGGATTAACTTACGGCTCAGCTATTATAAAATGGGCTTATTAG
- the fabD gene encoding ACP S-malonyltransferase, with protein sequence MGKIAFVYPGQGTQYIGMGKELYENNSKAKELFDKIFSSLDINLKEVMFEGPEDLLKRTDYTQPAIVSLSLVLTELLKEKGIEADYVAGHSVGEFAAFGGANYLSIEDAVKLVAARGRIMREVAEKVNGSMAAVLGMDAEKIKEVLKSVDGVVEAVNFNEPSQTVIAGEKEAVEKACVVLKEAGAKRAMPLAVSGPFHSSLMKEAGEQLKEEAKNYTFNVGKTKIVANTTAELLESDSEVKDEIYRQSFGPVKWVDTINKLKALGVTKIYEIGPGKVLSGLIKKIDKEIEVENIELI encoded by the coding sequence ATGGGAAAAATTGCTTTTGTTTATCCAGGGCAAGGTACACAATACATTGGAATGGGTAAAGAATTATATGAAAATAATAGTAAAGCAAAAGAATTATTTGATAAAATTTTTAGTTCTTTGGATATTAACTTAAAAGAAGTTATGTTTGAAGGACCAGAAGATTTATTGAAAAGAACAGATTATACCCAACCTGCAATAGTTAGTTTAAGTTTAGTTTTGACTGAACTTTTAAAAGAAAAAGGAATAGAAGCTGATTATGTTGCAGGACATTCTGTTGGAGAATTTGCAGCTTTTGGTGGAGCAAATTATCTTTCAATAGAAGATGCAGTAAAACTTGTTGCAGCAAGAGGAAGAATAATGAGAGAAGTTGCTGAAAAAGTAAATGGAAGTATGGCAGCTGTTCTTGGTATGGATGCAGAAAAAATAAAAGAAGTTTTAAAATCAGTTGATGGAGTGGTTGAAGCAGTAAACTTTAATGAACCTAGTCAAACAGTTATTGCTGGTGAAAAAGAAGCAGTAGAAAAGGCATGTGTAGTTTTAAAAGAAGCAGGAGCTAAAAGAGCAATGCCACTTGCAGTATCTGGACCTTTCCATTCATCACTTATGAAAGAAGCTGGAGAACAATTAAAAGAAGAAGCAAAAAATTATACTTTTAATGTAGGAAAAACAAAAATAGTAGCAAATACAACTGCTGAACTTCTAGAAAGTGATTCAGAAGTAAAAGATGAAATTTATAGACAAAGTTTTGGACCTGTAAAATGGGTGGATACTATTAATAAATTAAAAGCATTAGGTGTTACAAAAATTTATGAAATAGGACCTGGAAAAGTTTTATCTGGGCTTATCAAGAAAATTGATAAGGAAATAGAAGTTGAAAATATTGAGTTAATATAG
- the plsX gene encoding phosphate acyltransferase PlsX: MKIALDAMSGDFAPISTVKGAIEALQEIEGLEIILVGKEGIIKEELKKYKYDTNRIEIKNADEIIEMTDDPVKAVREKKDSSMNVCIDLVKEKLAQASVSCGNTGALLASSQLKLKRIKGVLRPAIAVLFPNKKDSGTLFLDLGANSDSKPEFLNQFATMGSKYMEIFSGKKNPKVALLNIGEEETKGNELTRETYALLKENKDIDFYGNIESTKIMDGDVDVVVTDGYTGNILLKTSEGIGKFIFHIVKESIMESWISKLGALLVKGAMKKVKKKTEASEYGGAIFLGLSELSLKAHGNSDSRAIKNALKVASKFIELNFIEELRKTMEVE, encoded by the coding sequence ATGAAAATAGCCTTAGATGCTATGAGTGGAGATTTTGCTCCAATATCAACTGTAAAAGGTGCTATTGAAGCTTTACAAGAAATCGAGGGACTAGAAATAATTTTAGTTGGAAAGGAAGGTATCATAAAGGAAGAATTAAAAAAATATAAGTATGATACAAATAGAATTGAAATTAAAAATGCTGATGAAATTATAGAAATGACAGATGACCCTGTAAAAGCAGTGAGAGAGAAAAAAGATTCATCTATGAATGTCTGCATAGATTTAGTAAAAGAAAAACTAGCTCAGGCTTCAGTTTCTTGTGGAAACACAGGTGCTCTTTTAGCAAGTAGTCAGTTAAAATTAAAAAGAATAAAAGGAGTTTTAAGACCAGCAATAGCAGTTTTATTTCCTAACAAAAAGGATAGTGGAACTTTATTTTTGGACTTAGGTGCTAACTCAGATTCTAAACCAGAATTTTTAAATCAATTTGCTACAATGGGTTCAAAATATATGGAAATATTTTCAGGCAAAAAAAATCCAAAAGTAGCTCTTTTAAATATTGGTGAAGAAGAAACTAAAGGTAATGAACTTACAAGGGAAACATATGCCTTATTAAAAGAAAATAAAGATATAGATTTTTATGGAAATATAGAAAGTACAAAAATTATGGATGGAGATGTTGATGTGGTTGTAACTGATGGTTACACAGGAAATATATTACTTAAAACATCAGAAGGTATAGGGAAATTTATATTTCATATAGTTAAAGAATCTATAATGGAAAGTTGGATTTCAAAATTAGGAGCTCTTTTAGTTAAGGGAGCTATGAAAAAAGTTAAGAAGAAAACTGAAGCTTCTGAATATGGAGGAGCAATATTTTTGGGTTTAAGTGAACTTTCATTAAAAGCTCATGGAAACTCTGATAGTAGAGCTATAAAAAATGCTTTAAAAGTTGCTAGTAAATTTATTGAATTGAATTTTATTGAAGAACTTAGAAAGACAATGGAGGTAGAATAA